A window from Scleropages formosus chromosome 17, fSclFor1.1, whole genome shotgun sequence encodes these proteins:
- the LOC108938105 gene encoding glycosyltransferase family 92 protein F13G3.3-like isoform X2 produces MVTPRTRHTLACHSVLHQFLSFTGIYMERKYSMKWIFLSLILLVVMAFIEVVLKDLQPRRSHYHPAPVFSLTSMQQNIIPVNNTKHFIISAYKDHRINGAIRIISIINRDKLNRLFCIISCAQEDRHVTEAQVDMHSDHFGFPYVTTDLLCEVDQSCRPTTVTISDSSSSSKIPNSHFLPIQNQNKMEQNFQYNFTTCISNLFGGYNNVLQFVQTIEVYKILGIQKVYIYNTSCGPDLEKVLHYYEEEGTLQIEPWPIDKFLNPSRGWNFNEHKGDLHYFGQLTTLNDCIYRNMYKSKYVLLNDIDEIIVPYQHATLGLLMEDLQRQHPSVNVFVFENHIFPKTVFDSSGTFSFARWKKVPGINILEHVYREPDRKNVFNPTKLLVNPREIIQTSVHSVLKNYGATLRVSPDVARLVHVREPLQGSLSKEQLILDTKLWNYKELPKNIDCVLKNSGVYDGDSDFHCKLFSRQ; encoded by the exons ATGGTGACTCCTCGAACCCGGCACACCCTTGCATGCCACAGTGTTCTACACCAGTTCTTGA GTTTCACTGGGATCTACATGGAGAGAAAGTATTCAATGAAATGGATATTTTTATCATTGATATTGCTTGTAGTCATGGCTTTCATAGAGGTGGTACTAAAGGATTTACAGCCAAGACGTTCACATTATCACCCAGCTCCTGTTTTCTCTCTCACATCTATGCAGCAGAATATAATACCTGttaacaatacaaaacattttataatttctGCATACAAGGATCACAGGATAAATGGGGCAATTCGCATCATTAGCATAATAAACAGAGACAAACTGAACCGACTCTTCTGCATTATCAGCTGCGCACAGGAAGACCGCCATGTTACAGAGGCGCAGGTAGATATGCACAGTGATCATTTTGGGTTCCCTTATGTCACGACGGATTTATTGTGTGAAGTTGACCAAAGCTGCAGGCCAACAACAGTCACAATTTCAGATTCTTCATCCAGCTCAAAGATCCCCAACAGCCATTTTTTACCCATACAAAACCAAAATAAGATGGAACAAAACTTTCAGTATAACTTCACCACCTGCATCTCCAATCTGTTTGGGGGCTACAACAATGTGCTGCAGTTTGTCCAGACCATAGAAGTATACAAGATCCTAGGCATACAGAAGGTGTACATCTATAACACCAGCTGTGGTCCAGACCTTGAGAAGGTCCTCCACTACTacgaggaggaggggacactaCAAATTGAGCCATGGCCCATTGACAAGTTCCTCAACCCTTCAAGAGGGTGGAACTTTAATGAGCATAAAGGTGACCTCCATTACTTTGGGCAGTTAACAACTCTAAATGACTGCATCTACAGAAACATGTACAAGTCCAAATATGTCCTCCTTAATGATATTGATGAAATCATTGTTCCATATCAACATGCCACACTGGGGCTACTCATGGAAGACCTCCAACGACAGCACCCTTCTGTGAACGTCTTTGTGTTTGAGAACCACATCTTCCCAAAAACAGTCTTTGACAGTAGTGGGACATTCAGCTTCGCAAgatggaaaaaagtgccagGAATTAACATCTTGGAGCATGTTTACAGAGAACCTgacaggaaaaatgttttcaatccCACCAAGCTGCTCGTCAACCCTAGGGAAATCATACAGACATCAGTGCACTCAGTCCTGAAGAATTATGGAGCGACGTTAAGAGTTTCTCCTGATGTCGCCAGGTTAGTACATGTTAGAGAACCACTGCAAGGAAGCCTCTCAAAAGAGCAACTGATTTTGGATACAAAACTCTGGAATTACAAGGAGCTGCCAAAAAATATTGACTGTGTGTTGAAGAACTCTGGGGTCTATGATGGGGATTCGGATTTTCACTGCAAATTGTTTTCCCGCCAATAA
- the LOC108938105 gene encoding glycosyltransferase family 92 protein F13G3.3-like isoform X3: MERKYSMKWIFLSLILLVVMAFIEVVLKDLQPRRSHYHPAPVFSLTSMQQNIIPVNNTKHFIISAYKDHRINGAIRIISIINRDKLNRLFCIISCAQEDRHVTEAQVDMHSDHFGFPYVTTDLLCEVDQSCRPTTVTISDSSSSSKIPNSHFLPIQNQNKMEQNFQYNFTTCISNLFGGYNNVLQFVQTIEVYKILGIQKVYIYNTSCGPDLEKVLHYYEEEGTLQIEPWPIDKFLNPSRGWNFNEHKGDLHYFGQLTTLNDCIYRNMYKSKYVLLNDIDEIIVPYQHATLGLLMEDLQRQHPSVNVFVFENHIFPKTVFDSSGTFSFARWKKVPGINILEHVYREPDRKNVFNPTKLLVNPREIIQTSVHSVLKNYGATLRVSPDVARLVHVREPLQGSLSKEQLILDTKLWNYKELPKNIDCVLKNSGVYDGDSDFHCKLFSRQ, encoded by the coding sequence ATGGAGAGAAAGTATTCAATGAAATGGATATTTTTATCATTGATATTGCTTGTAGTCATGGCTTTCATAGAGGTGGTACTAAAGGATTTACAGCCAAGACGTTCACATTATCACCCAGCTCCTGTTTTCTCTCTCACATCTATGCAGCAGAATATAATACCTGttaacaatacaaaacattttataatttctGCATACAAGGATCACAGGATAAATGGGGCAATTCGCATCATTAGCATAATAAACAGAGACAAACTGAACCGACTCTTCTGCATTATCAGCTGCGCACAGGAAGACCGCCATGTTACAGAGGCGCAGGTAGATATGCACAGTGATCATTTTGGGTTCCCTTATGTCACGACGGATTTATTGTGTGAAGTTGACCAAAGCTGCAGGCCAACAACAGTCACAATTTCAGATTCTTCATCCAGCTCAAAGATCCCCAACAGCCATTTTTTACCCATACAAAACCAAAATAAGATGGAACAAAACTTTCAGTATAACTTCACCACCTGCATCTCCAATCTGTTTGGGGGCTACAACAATGTGCTGCAGTTTGTCCAGACCATAGAAGTATACAAGATCCTAGGCATACAGAAGGTGTACATCTATAACACCAGCTGTGGTCCAGACCTTGAGAAGGTCCTCCACTACTacgaggaggaggggacactaCAAATTGAGCCATGGCCCATTGACAAGTTCCTCAACCCTTCAAGAGGGTGGAACTTTAATGAGCATAAAGGTGACCTCCATTACTTTGGGCAGTTAACAACTCTAAATGACTGCATCTACAGAAACATGTACAAGTCCAAATATGTCCTCCTTAATGATATTGATGAAATCATTGTTCCATATCAACATGCCACACTGGGGCTACTCATGGAAGACCTCCAACGACAGCACCCTTCTGTGAACGTCTTTGTGTTTGAGAACCACATCTTCCCAAAAACAGTCTTTGACAGTAGTGGGACATTCAGCTTCGCAAgatggaaaaaagtgccagGAATTAACATCTTGGAGCATGTTTACAGAGAACCTgacaggaaaaatgttttcaatccCACCAAGCTGCTCGTCAACCCTAGGGAAATCATACAGACATCAGTGCACTCAGTCCTGAAGAATTATGGAGCGACGTTAAGAGTTTCTCCTGATGTCGCCAGGTTAGTACATGTTAGAGAACCACTGCAAGGAAGCCTCTCAAAAGAGCAACTGATTTTGGATACAAAACTCTGGAATTACAAGGAGCTGCCAAAAAATATTGACTGTGTGTTGAAGAACTCTGGGGTCTATGATGGGGATTCGGATTTTCACTGCAAATTGTTTTCCCGCCAATAA
- the fbxw2 gene encoding F-box/WD repeat-containing protein 2 isoform X2 has protein sequence MEKAAFEGWLESVSATFLMLTDQQKNQSLDHLISLSGAAQLRHLSNSLETLLKRDFLRLLPLELTFYLLRWLDPKTLLTCCLVCKQWNKVVSACTEVWQGACRELGWQIDDSIQDATHWKRVYLKAKLRMKQLRDQEAFETSSLIGHSARVYALYYKDGLLCTGSDDLSAKLWDVCTGQCIYGIQTHTCAVVKFDEQKLVTGSFDNTIACWEWSSGAKIQHFRGHTGAVFSIDYNDELDTLVSGSADFTVKVWSLSAGTCLNTLTGHTEWVTKVVLQKSQVESLMHSPGDYILLSADKYEIKVWPIGREINCKCLKTLSVSEDRSVCLQPRLQFDGRHIVCSSDLGLYQWDFASYEILRVIKTQDSANLSLLSLGEVFALFFDNHFLYVMDLRTESIMGRWPLPAYRKSKRGSSFLPGVTSWLDGLDGKNDSGLVFATSMPDHSIHLVLWKENG, from the exons ATGGAGAAGGCAGCCTTCGAGGGGTGGCTGGAGTCGGTCTCCGCCACCTTCCTCATGCTGACTGACCAGCAGAAGAACCAGTCCTTGGACCACCTGATCAGCCTGAGTGGGGCGGCCCAACTGCGGCACCTGTCCAACAGTCTGGAGACGCTGCTAAAGCGTGACTTCTTGCGGCTGCTACCCCTAGAGCTTACCTTCTACCTGTTGCGCTGGCTGGACCCCAAGACGCTGCTTACATGCTGCTTGGTGTGCAAGCAGTGGAATAAGGTGGTGAGCGCCTGTACGGAGGTGTGGCAGGGGGCATGTCGTGAACTCGGCTGGCAGATTGATGACTCCATCCAGGATGCGACCCACTGGAAGAGAGTCTACCTCAAGGCCAAGCTGCGCATGAAGCAGCTGAGGGACCAGGAGGCTTTTGAAACATCCTCACTGATTGGGCACAGCGCGCGAGTCTATGCCCTCTACTACAAGGATGGCCTtctttgtacag GCTCAGATGACCTCTCTGCCAAGCTGTGGGACGTATGCACTGGGCAGTGTATCTACGGGATCCAGACACACACTTGCGCTGTGGTCAAGTTTGACGAGCAGAAGCTGGTGACAGGGTCTTTTGACAACACAATAGCCTGCTGGGAATGGAGCTCCGGGGCCAAAATCCAGCACTTTCGTGGACACACCGGCGCAG TGTTCAGTATAGATTACAACGATGAACTGGACACGCTTGTCAGTGGCTCTGCAGATTTCACTGTGAAGGTGTGGTCCTTGTCAGCGGGGACGTGTCTCAATACGCTCACAGGCCACACGGAATGGGTCACTAAG GTTGTCTTACAAAAAAGTCAGGTGGAGTCACTGATGCATAGTCCTGGTGACTATATTTTATTGAGTGCTGATAAATATGAGATAAAG GTCTGGCCAATCGGGAGAGAGATTAACTGCAAGTGCTTAAAGACCTTATCAGTTTCGGAGGACCGCAGTGTCTGTCTCCAGCCTCGCCTGCAGTTCGATGGCAGGCACATCGTGTGCAGCTCAGACCTAGGACTATACCAGTGGGACTTCGCCAGCTACGAAATCCTCAG GGTTATCAAAACACAGGACTCTGCAAACCTGTCTTTGCTTAGCTTAGGGGAAGTTTTTGCACTCTTTTTTGACAACCATTTCTTGTATGTCATGGACCTGAGGACAGAGAGCATTATGGGTCGCTGGCCTTTGCCAGCATATAGGAAGTCCAAGCGAGGATCCAGCTTCCTCCCCGGCGTCACTTCCTGGCTGGATGGACTCGATGGGAAGAACGACTCAGGGCTAGTGTTTGCCACGAGCATGCCGGACCATAGTATTCATCTGGTGCTGTGGAAGGAGAATGGCTAG
- the LOC108938105 gene encoding glycosyltransferase family 92 protein F13G3.3-like isoform X1, giving the protein MPQCSTPVLETSPCSSTSNFQTAPRHSFTGIYMERKYSMKWIFLSLILLVVMAFIEVVLKDLQPRRSHYHPAPVFSLTSMQQNIIPVNNTKHFIISAYKDHRINGAIRIISIINRDKLNRLFCIISCAQEDRHVTEAQVDMHSDHFGFPYVTTDLLCEVDQSCRPTTVTISDSSSSSKIPNSHFLPIQNQNKMEQNFQYNFTTCISNLFGGYNNVLQFVQTIEVYKILGIQKVYIYNTSCGPDLEKVLHYYEEEGTLQIEPWPIDKFLNPSRGWNFNEHKGDLHYFGQLTTLNDCIYRNMYKSKYVLLNDIDEIIVPYQHATLGLLMEDLQRQHPSVNVFVFENHIFPKTVFDSSGTFSFARWKKVPGINILEHVYREPDRKNVFNPTKLLVNPREIIQTSVHSVLKNYGATLRVSPDVARLVHVREPLQGSLSKEQLILDTKLWNYKELPKNIDCVLKNSGVYDGDSDFHCKLFSRQ; this is encoded by the exons ATGCCACAGTGTTCTACACCAGTTCTTGA AACCTCTCCCTGTTCAAGCACTTCCAATTTTCAGACGGCACCACGGCATA GTTTCACTGGGATCTACATGGAGAGAAAGTATTCAATGAAATGGATATTTTTATCATTGATATTGCTTGTAGTCATGGCTTTCATAGAGGTGGTACTAAAGGATTTACAGCCAAGACGTTCACATTATCACCCAGCTCCTGTTTTCTCTCTCACATCTATGCAGCAGAATATAATACCTGttaacaatacaaaacattttataatttctGCATACAAGGATCACAGGATAAATGGGGCAATTCGCATCATTAGCATAATAAACAGAGACAAACTGAACCGACTCTTCTGCATTATCAGCTGCGCACAGGAAGACCGCCATGTTACAGAGGCGCAGGTAGATATGCACAGTGATCATTTTGGGTTCCCTTATGTCACGACGGATTTATTGTGTGAAGTTGACCAAAGCTGCAGGCCAACAACAGTCACAATTTCAGATTCTTCATCCAGCTCAAAGATCCCCAACAGCCATTTTTTACCCATACAAAACCAAAATAAGATGGAACAAAACTTTCAGTATAACTTCACCACCTGCATCTCCAATCTGTTTGGGGGCTACAACAATGTGCTGCAGTTTGTCCAGACCATAGAAGTATACAAGATCCTAGGCATACAGAAGGTGTACATCTATAACACCAGCTGTGGTCCAGACCTTGAGAAGGTCCTCCACTACTacgaggaggaggggacactaCAAATTGAGCCATGGCCCATTGACAAGTTCCTCAACCCTTCAAGAGGGTGGAACTTTAATGAGCATAAAGGTGACCTCCATTACTTTGGGCAGTTAACAACTCTAAATGACTGCATCTACAGAAACATGTACAAGTCCAAATATGTCCTCCTTAATGATATTGATGAAATCATTGTTCCATATCAACATGCCACACTGGGGCTACTCATGGAAGACCTCCAACGACAGCACCCTTCTGTGAACGTCTTTGTGTTTGAGAACCACATCTTCCCAAAAACAGTCTTTGACAGTAGTGGGACATTCAGCTTCGCAAgatggaaaaaagtgccagGAATTAACATCTTGGAGCATGTTTACAGAGAACCTgacaggaaaaatgttttcaatccCACCAAGCTGCTCGTCAACCCTAGGGAAATCATACAGACATCAGTGCACTCAGTCCTGAAGAATTATGGAGCGACGTTAAGAGTTTCTCCTGATGTCGCCAGGTTAGTACATGTTAGAGAACCACTGCAAGGAAGCCTCTCAAAAGAGCAACTGATTTTGGATACAAAACTCTGGAATTACAAGGAGCTGCCAAAAAATATTGACTGTGTGTTGAAGAACTCTGGGGTCTATGATGGGGATTCGGATTTTCACTGCAAATTGTTTTCCCGCCAATAA
- the fbxw2 gene encoding F-box/WD repeat-containing protein 2 isoform X1 has product MEKAAFEGWLESVSATFLMLTDQQKNQSLDHLISLSGAAQLRHLSNSLETLLKRDFLRLLPLELTFYLLRWLDPKTLLTCCLVCKQWNKVVSACTEVWQGACRELGWQIDDSIQDATHWKRVYLKAKLRMKQLRDQEAFETSSLIGHSARVYALYYKDGLLCTGSDDLSAKLWDVCTGQCIYGIQTHTCAVVKFDEQKLVTGSFDNTIACWEWSSGAKIQHFRGHTGAVFSIDYNDELDTLVSGSADFTVKVWSLSAGTCLNTLTGHTEWVTKVVLQKSQVESLMHSPGDYILLSADKYEIKQVWPIGREINCKCLKTLSVSEDRSVCLQPRLQFDGRHIVCSSDLGLYQWDFASYEILRVIKTQDSANLSLLSLGEVFALFFDNHFLYVMDLRTESIMGRWPLPAYRKSKRGSSFLPGVTSWLDGLDGKNDSGLVFATSMPDHSIHLVLWKENG; this is encoded by the exons ATGGAGAAGGCAGCCTTCGAGGGGTGGCTGGAGTCGGTCTCCGCCACCTTCCTCATGCTGACTGACCAGCAGAAGAACCAGTCCTTGGACCACCTGATCAGCCTGAGTGGGGCGGCCCAACTGCGGCACCTGTCCAACAGTCTGGAGACGCTGCTAAAGCGTGACTTCTTGCGGCTGCTACCCCTAGAGCTTACCTTCTACCTGTTGCGCTGGCTGGACCCCAAGACGCTGCTTACATGCTGCTTGGTGTGCAAGCAGTGGAATAAGGTGGTGAGCGCCTGTACGGAGGTGTGGCAGGGGGCATGTCGTGAACTCGGCTGGCAGATTGATGACTCCATCCAGGATGCGACCCACTGGAAGAGAGTCTACCTCAAGGCCAAGCTGCGCATGAAGCAGCTGAGGGACCAGGAGGCTTTTGAAACATCCTCACTGATTGGGCACAGCGCGCGAGTCTATGCCCTCTACTACAAGGATGGCCTtctttgtacag GCTCAGATGACCTCTCTGCCAAGCTGTGGGACGTATGCACTGGGCAGTGTATCTACGGGATCCAGACACACACTTGCGCTGTGGTCAAGTTTGACGAGCAGAAGCTGGTGACAGGGTCTTTTGACAACACAATAGCCTGCTGGGAATGGAGCTCCGGGGCCAAAATCCAGCACTTTCGTGGACACACCGGCGCAG TGTTCAGTATAGATTACAACGATGAACTGGACACGCTTGTCAGTGGCTCTGCAGATTTCACTGTGAAGGTGTGGTCCTTGTCAGCGGGGACGTGTCTCAATACGCTCACAGGCCACACGGAATGGGTCACTAAG GTTGTCTTACAAAAAAGTCAGGTGGAGTCACTGATGCATAGTCCTGGTGACTATATTTTATTGAGTGCTGATAAATATGAGATAAAG CAGGTCTGGCCAATCGGGAGAGAGATTAACTGCAAGTGCTTAAAGACCTTATCAGTTTCGGAGGACCGCAGTGTCTGTCTCCAGCCTCGCCTGCAGTTCGATGGCAGGCACATCGTGTGCAGCTCAGACCTAGGACTATACCAGTGGGACTTCGCCAGCTACGAAATCCTCAG GGTTATCAAAACACAGGACTCTGCAAACCTGTCTTTGCTTAGCTTAGGGGAAGTTTTTGCACTCTTTTTTGACAACCATTTCTTGTATGTCATGGACCTGAGGACAGAGAGCATTATGGGTCGCTGGCCTTTGCCAGCATATAGGAAGTCCAAGCGAGGATCCAGCTTCCTCCCCGGCGTCACTTCCTGGCTGGATGGACTCGATGGGAAGAACGACTCAGGGCTAGTGTTTGCCACGAGCATGCCGGACCATAGTATTCATCTGGTGCTGTGGAAGGAGAATGGCTAG